Proteins encoded by one window of Candidatus Melainabacteria bacterium:
- a CDS encoding serine protease: MIIQPATRSFDEIIDQLQTACSRTAESVGMMHARVQRADRTESSVGTAYCVDKRGFFVTALHVVAGQLDSFISMDRLYETRIVAVDLTNDLALMQVVSGHGLFQPVVFATSVGDDEIVGGLGYPERGMSIELCSYLARYAGPIVNGVGPNGLILEGDILKQALSFVGGEEHTQGYSGGPIVNERGEVVASTMKGDDDLGFIIGPSFTTVRALISAHV, encoded by the coding sequence ATGATCATCCAACCAGCAACTCGCAGCTTCGATGAAATCATCGACCAGCTGCAGACTGCATGCTCGCGCACCGCCGAGTCGGTGGGCATGATGCATGCGCGCGTGCAGAGAGCAGACCGCACCGAGTCGTCGGTCGGCACTGCCTACTGCGTCGACAAGCGCGGCTTCTTCGTCACCGCACTGCATGTGGTGGCGGGGCAGCTCGACTCGTTCATCTCGATGGACAGGCTCTACGAGACGCGCATCGTCGCCGTCGACCTGACCAACGACCTGGCTCTCATGCAGGTCGTCAGCGGACACGGGCTCTTCCAGCCGGTTGTCTTCGCAACCAGTGTCGGCGATGACGAAATCGTCGGCGGGCTCGGCTACCCGGAGCGCGGCATGTCGATCGAGCTGTGCTCGTATCTGGCACGCTATGCGGGTCCGATCGTGAACGGGGTTGGTCCCAACGGGCTCATCCTCGAGGGCGACATCCTCAAGCAAGCACTTTCCTTCGTCGGCGGCGAGGAGCACACGCAGGGTTACTCCGGCGGGCCTATCGTCAACGAACGCGGGGAAGTGGTGGCAAGCACGATGAAGGGCGATGACGACCTCGGTTTCATCATCGGTCCGTCGTTCACCACGGTTCGCGCGCTCATATCTGCACACGTGTAA
- a CDS encoding HAD family phosphatase, producing MRAPPDTVGSLFLQRLSTRKRRAMSKETPSTSASSQSGGATIIDPFDPDSFKEPAIMASGTTAPAQEKPEVELLVFDMGHVFVDFDWSQVCQGFCDRAGMTREQFKEVLAFVGALGYEDGRVMTEGFVKALNEKLSLTLSIAEFDELWNFGFHENVEMAGLLTELGKRYPLYLLSNTNESHYGFLSSKFKVDRHFKELILSHKVGFTKPDPRIYQEVLKRSGIAAHKCLFVDDLERNVAAAAELGMHTIRFVGIDDLKQRLSALGIIA from the coding sequence ATGCGAGCGCCACCTGACACAGTGGGCTCGCTTTTTTTACAACGGTTGTCAACCAGAAAGAGGCGAGCTATGAGTAAAGAAACCCCGAGTACCAGCGCGTCATCGCAAAGCGGTGGCGCGACAATCATCGACCCGTTCGACCCGGACAGCTTCAAGGAGCCTGCTATCATGGCAAGCGGTACCACCGCCCCAGCGCAGGAAAAACCGGAAGTGGAGCTGCTCGTTTTCGACATGGGTCACGTCTTTGTCGACTTTGACTGGAGTCAAGTCTGCCAGGGCTTCTGTGACCGCGCCGGCATGACACGCGAGCAATTCAAAGAAGTGCTCGCCTTCGTCGGCGCCCTCGGTTACGAAGACGGCAGGGTGATGACGGAAGGATTCGTCAAAGCGCTCAACGAGAAGCTGTCGCTGACGCTGAGCATCGCCGAGTTCGACGAGCTGTGGAACTTCGGTTTCCACGAGAACGTGGAGATGGCTGGCCTGCTCACCGAGCTGGGCAAGCGCTACCCGCTCTACCTGCTCTCCAACACCAACGAGTCGCACTACGGCTTCCTGTCGTCGAAGTTCAAGGTGGACCGCCACTTCAAAGAGCTCATCTTGTCGCACAAGGTGGGCTTCACGAAGCCGGACCCGCGCATCTACCAGGAAGTGCTGAAGCGCAGCGGCATCGCCGCGCACAAGTGCCTCTTCGTCGATGACCTGGAGCGCAATGTGGCAGCCGCAGCCGAGCTCGGCATGCACACGATTCGGTTCGTGGGCATCGACGACCTCAAGCAACGGCTGAGCGCGCTGGGCATCATCGCCTAG
- a CDS encoding aminotransferase class V-fold PLP-dependent enzyme, which produces MRASPCRSLSLPGSEVLMTKKRKVSGATPPPDSCAVEPQAFSVDAVRQLFPVFQREPNTIFFDNAATTQKPQTVIDVVSEFLAYECSNSARAAYARSTKLSARLEETRARVARFIGATPETVCFTSGATESLNLVALSWGLANLKSGDEIMLCLQDHKSTVLPWLNLQSTLKQFGIEINIVPIRLHHEGDYELKSIREALSDRTRLIAVSHVHHLFGLDMEIGEIRKIVGRKVLISLDASQSIGHRPVNVRRLNVDFLSFSGHKMFSSNGVGVLYVRKSLLGQLKPVIVGGGMTRAPGSEFSVSPQSAATLLEAGTQNIPAILSLGAALDFIESIGGLGVVDRRLSALTRSLYSKLKTLPGIDFSPGVDRCGCHRGFGIVSFRFEHVSTSDLAFLLESEDILVRTGDHCLTTVQDGDDYVRVSMHVYTSEAEIDRLIEVLRSNI; this is translated from the coding sequence ATGCGGGCAAGCCCTTGCAGAAGTCTGTCTCTGCCAGGAAGTGAGGTTCTTATGACCAAGAAAAGAAAGGTCAGTGGTGCAACGCCACCGCCTGACAGTTGCGCTGTCGAACCGCAGGCTTTCTCTGTAGATGCGGTTCGGCAGCTGTTTCCTGTGTTTCAACGCGAACCGAACACCATCTTCTTCGATAACGCTGCTACGACTCAGAAGCCGCAGACTGTTATCGACGTGGTGAGTGAATTCCTCGCCTATGAGTGCTCTAACTCTGCGCGCGCTGCCTACGCACGCAGCACTAAACTCAGTGCTCGCCTGGAAGAAACGCGCGCTCGCGTCGCTCGTTTTATCGGCGCTACTCCCGAAACAGTCTGCTTCACGAGCGGAGCTACTGAGAGTCTGAATCTCGTGGCTCTGTCGTGGGGGCTGGCTAATCTCAAATCCGGCGATGAGATCATGCTCTGTTTGCAAGACCACAAGTCGACGGTGCTGCCGTGGTTGAACTTGCAGTCGACTCTCAAGCAGTTCGGAATCGAGATCAACATCGTTCCGATTCGGCTTCACCATGAGGGCGACTATGAGCTCAAGAGCATTCGCGAAGCTCTTAGCGATCGCACTCGTTTGATTGCGGTCAGCCATGTTCATCATCTTTTCGGACTGGACATGGAGATCGGTGAGATTCGCAAGATTGTCGGACGGAAAGTCTTGATTTCGCTTGACGCCAGTCAGAGCATCGGGCATCGCCCGGTCAATGTCAGGCGACTCAACGTCGATTTTCTTTCCTTCTCAGGGCACAAGATGTTCAGCAGCAACGGCGTTGGCGTGCTCTATGTGCGCAAGTCGTTGCTGGGGCAGCTTAAGCCTGTCATCGTCGGTGGTGGCATGACGAGGGCGCCCGGAAGTGAATTCAGCGTTTCGCCGCAATCGGCAGCGACTCTGCTCGAGGCGGGCACACAGAACATTCCCGCTATTCTTTCGCTGGGCGCTGCTCTGGATTTCATCGAGTCCATTGGCGGTTTGGGCGTCGTGGATCGCAGGCTGTCGGCTTTGACTCGTAGCTTGTACAGCAAGCTGAAAACCCTGCCTGGAATTGACTTTTCGCCGGGAGTCGACCGCTGTGGTTGCCATCGCGGATTCGGCATCGTTTCGTTCAGATTCGAGCATGTCTCGACCAGTGACCTGGCGTTTCTGCTCGAAAGCGAGGATATACTCGTGCGCACCGGCGACCACTGCCTGACCACTGTTCAGGATGGCGACGACTACGTGCGAGTCAGCATGCATGTGTACACCAGCGAGGCAGAAATCGATCGCTTGATTGAAGTGCTTCGCAGCAACATCTAG
- a CDS encoding pyridoxal-phosphate dependent enzyme → MLVKKMTDLIGRTPLLEIDPSVHGLKNITLYAKLEHLNPFGSLKDRPAWKILQGQIAGAAALDQTVIESSSGNMAKAMSIICNMHGVPFRVVTSRIQVREVKQMLQLLGAEVTEFPGMSSCPDPSDPNNPIAWIERLVAAEPGKYVHTTQFTNEMNTAAHFDGTGPEILADLGGAPVDYFIAGMGTTGSSRGTSEFLRLHNEKLQLIGVVAKKGDGVPGIRNADEMFEVGLFRKELYQQIVEVSIDDAIDGIVTLTRMGVLAGPTSGAAFTAAVKRLREIDATLTEPKKAVFIVNDRVEWYLSYLQKYRPQLFGVEARKDSPRNVNAGQVSKAKELAPAAAEKWLAGGKSALVVDLRGALAFKAGRIAGSINLPTEQLDDLAEWGVPFSQDQRVLFVCPVGDQSKRFVAYFASKGIDCASLKGGFIAWRDAGKPLQKSVSARK, encoded by the coding sequence ATGCTTGTTAAGAAAATGACCGATTTGATCGGTCGCACTCCGCTTCTGGAAATCGACCCGTCCGTGCACGGGTTGAAAAACATCACGCTGTACGCCAAGCTCGAGCATCTGAATCCGTTCGGATCGCTCAAGGACCGCCCGGCCTGGAAGATCCTGCAAGGTCAGATTGCCGGTGCTGCTGCCCTCGACCAGACCGTGATCGAGTCTTCCAGCGGCAACATGGCCAAAGCCATGTCCATTATCTGCAACATGCACGGCGTACCCTTCCGCGTCGTCACCAGCCGCATTCAGGTGCGTGAGGTGAAGCAGATGCTGCAGTTGCTCGGCGCTGAAGTGACCGAGTTTCCGGGCATGTCTTCCTGCCCCGACCCCAGCGACCCGAACAATCCGATCGCCTGGATCGAAAGGCTGGTAGCGGCTGAGCCGGGGAAGTACGTGCATACCACGCAGTTCACCAACGAGATGAACACAGCGGCTCACTTTGACGGCACGGGTCCTGAAATTCTCGCTGATCTCGGCGGCGCGCCTGTCGACTACTTCATCGCCGGTATGGGTACGACAGGCTCGTCTCGCGGCACTAGCGAGTTTCTGCGCTTGCACAACGAAAAGTTGCAGCTGATTGGCGTGGTGGCGAAGAAGGGCGACGGTGTTCCCGGCATTCGCAATGCCGACGAAATGTTCGAGGTGGGGCTGTTCCGCAAAGAGCTCTACCAGCAGATCGTAGAGGTTTCAATCGATGACGCTATCGATGGCATCGTCACGCTGACGCGCATGGGTGTGCTGGCGGGACCGACCTCGGGCGCTGCCTTCACCGCTGCCGTGAAGCGGTTGCGCGAAATCGACGCGACCTTGACGGAGCCTAAAAAGGCTGTCTTCATCGTCAACGACCGTGTCGAGTGGTATCTCAGTTACCTGCAGAAGTACCGCCCGCAACTGTTTGGCGTCGAAGCCCGCAAAGACTCACCGCGCAACGTCAACGCCGGCCAGGTGAGCAAAGCAAAGGAGCTGGCTCCGGCAGCTGCTGAAAAATGGCTCGCTGGCGGCAAGTCAGCTCTGGTTGTCGACCTGCGTGGGGCGCTCGCTTTCAAAGCAGGTCGCATCGCTGGTTCCATCAACCTGCCGACAGAACAGCTGGACGATCTGGCTGAATGGGGCGTGCCCTTCTCTCAAGACCAGCGTGTTCTCTTCGTTTGTCCGGTCGGTGACCAGTCGAAGCGTTTCGTCGCTTACTTCGCCAGCAAGGGCATCGACTGTGCATCGCTCAAAGGCGGCTTCATCGCCTGGCGCGATGCGGGCAAGCCCTTGCAGAAGTCTGTCTCTGCCAGGAAGTGA
- the hflB gene encoding ATP-dependent zinc metalloprotease FtsH, whose amino-acid sequence MKVFLNHLGTRFKRFAGFVRTHKTPVLLGLGLVLVAAVIAAAVLSSSSAPVTPGRATSSTTSSSVANNPGTVSGGDSTHANAAASADSTDSTTSTIADCVGARYSCNGAASNIKPESDLYKVLQDKPETVKSLQFQNGTNVVTVTFNNKTTYTVYASDAFDLDNIRALAIKHDVPFASTAAPQANSGDNSVVGTVALVLVIMLLLALAVYALRRRATTLAAQQPGQSAGSTAQPSAPTGMFSRSASRNSDAPLVETIRFKDVIGQDDAKKALMGVVRYLKNPSRINKIGARIPRGVLLTGPGGLGKTLLARATAGEAGVQFLSMNGSDFMETYVGVGSQRVRALFAQARAFNAPCIIFIDEIDAIGAKRSRGAGEGGGSNDEQVRTLTALLAEMDGFKTNAHPHPIIVLAATNRGEALDPALLRAGRFTRKVKLTVPKLPDVIKLFQHYAGKLTLAADVDLEAIAKKAVGLPGASIENICNEAALMLADEGHEDDVTVTQAYLLAAVDKEIKQQISSSPAKRFAADENSIKLADVIGQQIAKEDVADIVAYLRDPVAFKARGTRMPKGTLFVGPPGEGKTLLARAVAGEAEVPFFTISGSDFVEMFVGVGAARVRELFEQAKLNAPSIIFIDEIDAIGKKRSMRAENSDSEREQTLNQLLVEMDGFGGDTEVIVLAATNRPDILDEALLRPGRFDRQATFYKPDYADRLPLLQYHFKGKVLADDVDLDHFAHNTAGFSGASIANLANEASLLQARDNAPAITALHIDDAITRVLIGAPRKSRLMGAKEKLNVAVHEGGHAVVYHVASEGEPIARITIMPRGDSGGHVQTLNDDQFMMTDKDILVRIAMALGGRAAQDIVLGFTDTGASSDFQQARRLAYLYVAEYGMSRLGPLTTIEGVERSPEEKRLIEVEVQAVLKQCETLARDIIVGNRANFDRLVEVLLEKETILGPEFAQIIAGGDTVPLVKPAVVEVEEHVCAVADVTPAVEVEIKAEAERGRRTITLPDFGRARSLAGALGGLRVPRLRKPRQERVGAGS is encoded by the coding sequence ATGAAAGTCTTTCTGAATCACCTCGGCACTCGCTTCAAGAGGTTCGCCGGCTTCGTTCGCACGCACAAGACTCCGGTTCTGCTCGGTCTTGGTCTCGTGCTCGTGGCAGCGGTTATCGCAGCTGCTGTTCTCTCCTCTTCCAGCGCGCCCGTGACTCCTGGACGTGCTACTTCTTCCACCACATCTTCGTCGGTGGCGAACAACCCTGGCACCGTCTCTGGTGGCGACTCGACGCACGCCAACGCTGCCGCTTCAGCCGACAGCACCGACAGCACCACCAGCACCATCGCTGACTGCGTTGGAGCCCGTTACAGCTGCAATGGCGCTGCTTCCAACATCAAGCCTGAGTCCGACCTCTACAAGGTGCTGCAGGACAAGCCCGAAACGGTCAAGTCGCTGCAGTTCCAGAACGGCACCAACGTCGTCACGGTGACGTTCAACAACAAGACGACCTACACGGTCTACGCATCCGACGCCTTCGACCTCGATAACATCCGGGCGCTGGCGATCAAGCATGACGTTCCGTTCGCAAGCACTGCCGCCCCTCAGGCAAACAGTGGTGACAACTCTGTTGTCGGAACTGTGGCTCTGGTGCTTGTGATCATGCTGTTGCTCGCTCTTGCAGTCTACGCTTTGCGTCGTCGTGCTACCACTCTGGCTGCGCAACAGCCTGGACAGAGTGCTGGTTCTACAGCGCAGCCGAGTGCACCGACTGGCATGTTCTCTCGCTCTGCATCCAGGAACAGCGACGCGCCTCTGGTCGAGACGATTCGCTTCAAGGATGTGATCGGTCAGGATGACGCCAAGAAGGCGCTCATGGGCGTGGTTCGCTACTTGAAGAACCCCAGCCGCATCAACAAGATCGGTGCGCGCATCCCCCGCGGTGTGCTCCTCACCGGTCCCGGCGGTCTGGGCAAGACACTGCTCGCGCGTGCCACCGCCGGTGAGGCGGGGGTGCAGTTCCTCTCCATGAACGGCTCTGACTTCATGGAGACTTACGTCGGTGTCGGCTCGCAGCGCGTTCGTGCCCTGTTCGCTCAGGCGCGAGCTTTCAACGCTCCGTGCATCATCTTCATCGACGAGATCGACGCCATCGGTGCCAAGCGTTCGCGTGGTGCCGGCGAAGGTGGTGGCAGCAATGATGAGCAGGTGCGCACCCTGACGGCTCTGCTGGCCGAGATGGACGGTTTCAAGACCAACGCGCATCCGCACCCGATCATCGTTCTGGCGGCGACCAATCGGGGCGAGGCTCTCGACCCGGCGCTCCTCCGGGCAGGGCGTTTCACCCGCAAGGTGAAGCTGACCGTGCCCAAGCTGCCTGACGTGATCAAGCTGTTCCAGCACTATGCAGGCAAGCTCACTCTGGCAGCCGATGTCGACCTCGAGGCAATCGCGAAGAAGGCGGTCGGTCTGCCCGGCGCTTCCATCGAGAACATCTGCAACGAGGCGGCGCTCATGCTCGCTGATGAGGGGCATGAGGATGACGTGACGGTGACGCAGGCGTATCTCCTCGCCGCTGTCGACAAGGAGATCAAGCAGCAGATCTCGAGCTCGCCGGCCAAGCGCTTTGCCGCCGACGAGAACTCGATCAAGCTCGCCGACGTCATCGGTCAGCAGATCGCCAAGGAAGACGTGGCCGACATCGTCGCCTACTTGCGCGACCCGGTCGCCTTCAAGGCGCGTGGTACCAGGATGCCCAAGGGCACGCTTTTCGTCGGTCCTCCTGGTGAGGGTAAGACTCTGCTCGCTCGTGCGGTTGCGGGTGAAGCTGAGGTGCCCTTCTTCACGATCTCGGGTTCGGACTTCGTCGAGATGTTCGTCGGCGTGGGTGCGGCTCGTGTGCGTGAGTTGTTCGAGCAGGCGAAGCTGAACGCGCCGTCTATCATCTTCATCGATGAGATCGACGCGATCGGCAAGAAGCGTTCCATGCGCGCCGAGAACTCCGACTCGGAGCGCGAGCAGACGCTCAACCAGCTGCTGGTCGAGATGGACGGCTTCGGTGGCGACACTGAGGTGATCGTTCTGGCGGCCACCAACCGCCCGGACATTCTGGACGAGGCGCTGCTTCGCCCGGGACGTTTCGACCGTCAGGCGACGTTCTACAAGCCTGACTATGCAGACCGCCTGCCGCTTCTGCAGTACCACTTCAAGGGCAAGGTTCTGGCCGACGACGTTGACCTGGACCACTTCGCTCACAACACAGCCGGCTTCTCGGGCGCCTCTATCGCCAACCTGGCCAATGAGGCGTCGCTTTTGCAGGCGCGCGACAACGCACCTGCGATCACGGCTTTGCACATCGACGACGCCATTACTCGGGTGCTCATCGGAGCCCCGCGCAAGTCGCGTCTGATGGGTGCGAAGGAGAAGCTGAACGTGGCGGTGCACGAGGGCGGACACGCTGTCGTGTATCACGTCGCCTCTGAGGGCGAGCCGATCGCTCGCATCACCATCATGCCTCGCGGTGACAGCGGTGGTCACGTGCAGACCCTCAACGACGACCAGTTCATGATGACCGACAAGGACATCCTGGTGCGCATCGCCATGGCGCTGGGAGGTCGGGCCGCTCAGGATATCGTGCTCGGTTTCACCGACACTGGTGCCTCGAGCGACTTCCAGCAGGCTCGCCGTCTGGCGTACCTGTATGTGGCTGAGTACGGCATGTCACGGCTGGGACCGCTGACGACGATCGAAGGAGTCGAGCGTTCGCCGGAGGAGAAGCGCCTCATCGAGGTCGAGGTGCAGGCAGTGCTGAAGCAGTGCGAGACTCTCGCACGCGACATCATCGTCGGCAACCGTGCCAACTTCGACCGCCTGGTCGAGGTCTTGCTCGAGAAGGAGACGATTCTCGGCCCGGAGTTCGCTCAGATCATTGCCGGCGGCGACACTGTGCCTCTGGTCAAGCCTGCTGTGGTCGAGGTGGAGGAGCATGTCTGCGCCGTTGCAGATGTAACTCCTGCCGTCGAGGTCGAGATCAAGGCCGAGGCTGAGCGAGGACGTCGCACCATCACGTTGCCCGATTTCGGTCGCGCTCGCTCGTTGGCGGGAGCGCTCGGTGGGCTGCGTGTGCCTCGCCTGCGTAAGCCCCGTCAGGAGCGGGTCGGCGCGGGTAGTTAG
- a CDS encoding YceI family protein gives MQKLKIQYGSLLLCLIAVQSGFPLHAMAGSSSWTIDSKTSNVHFYTKNGASMSVQGTFSNVSGEVQYDPAMPDGSRVLAKIPLSTISTSIVKRDEDLKSVGYFDVAKYADASFVSTKFAKQAGSGSGAKRALNGKNSGSKSSTNKYVLTGKFTLHGVTRVVDVLMDLPKLTTGKAGQSRLSAIGSTVVDQGDYNLTLKKLHPDGFVWINKAITIVIKIDAVKK, from the coding sequence GTGCAGAAGTTGAAGATCCAATACGGTAGTCTCTTGCTTTGCCTGATTGCAGTTCAGTCTGGCTTCCCTTTGCATGCAATGGCTGGTTCGAGTAGCTGGACTATAGACAGCAAAACTTCGAATGTGCACTTCTATACAAAAAATGGTGCATCAATGAGTGTTCAGGGCACCTTCAGCAATGTATCAGGGGAAGTGCAGTACGACCCTGCCATGCCTGATGGTTCCAGGGTCTTGGCGAAGATTCCCTTGAGTACGATTTCAACAAGCATCGTCAAAAGGGATGAAGACCTGAAAAGTGTTGGTTATTTCGATGTGGCGAAATATGCCGATGCCTCATTCGTTTCGACTAAATTTGCTAAGCAGGCGGGCAGCGGCAGCGGCGCTAAGAGAGCTTTGAATGGAAAAAACTCAGGCTCGAAGAGTTCAACGAATAAGTATGTATTGACTGGCAAATTTACCCTTCACGGTGTGACCAGAGTTGTTGATGTCCTCATGGATTTGCCAAAACTAACCACTGGTAAAGCTGGTCAGAGTCGCCTCTCTGCCATCGGTTCAACCGTCGTGGATCAAGGTGATTACAACCTCACCTTGAAGAAGCTGCATCCTGATGGCTTCGTCTGGATCAACAAAGCCATTACGATCGTGATCAAGATAGATGCGGTCAAGAAATAG
- a CDS encoding Y4yA family PLP-dependent enzyme, with protein MNNANAGAPLRLRPRLSALVAAFLDKRPFLQDMTLACGSPLNVLFPEQLAENVASFRRVLSDHGLSGRIFFAHKSNQSHSLIRQLATEVVGADVASPEELRHALGAGFTGDRLEATGPKSPEFIALCLQHAVVLNVDSLAELRDIEKVARTLRLKERARLLLRFSGFFAAHTPVLQKQSRFGIAFDARREALEFVAKSKYLTLLGYSFHLDTVTVDERVVAVENCLSAFEEALTMGLEPRVLDIGGGFKISYLENEEEWLAYVSALKQAALGAGQQLTWQNNFFGLAADQGVLRGKLNTYSYFESRPGALFLDDILNAQLPSLGGRPVGEVLRDNMIELWIEPGRALLDQCGVTVARVNSVKVSASGDTLVGLNMKRQDLSFLDQEVFVDPVVISRKSAAGKNVDAGTVHGADTAASGADTVAASGASVFFTGNLCLEGDLIFRHRVSLPFLPEPGDLVAFINTAAYMMDFSATNSIMQPPARRVAVVRERRRFHWMLDEQYTPIWRLTR; from the coding sequence ATGAATAACGCTAATGCGGGCGCACCACTGAGGCTGCGTCCTCGCCTTTCGGCTCTGGTGGCGGCCTTTCTGGATAAGCGTCCTTTCTTGCAAGATATGACGCTTGCCTGCGGCTCGCCTTTGAATGTTTTGTTTCCCGAACAGTTGGCTGAGAACGTCGCTTCTTTCCGGCGTGTCTTGAGCGACCACGGGCTTTCCGGTCGGATCTTTTTTGCTCACAAGTCGAATCAGTCGCATAGCCTGATTCGTCAGTTGGCGACCGAGGTGGTTGGTGCAGATGTGGCTTCTCCGGAGGAGCTGCGTCATGCACTGGGAGCAGGTTTCACCGGTGACAGACTGGAAGCGACAGGTCCCAAGTCGCCCGAGTTCATTGCCTTGTGCCTGCAGCATGCCGTCGTCTTGAACGTCGACAGTCTGGCTGAGTTGCGGGATATCGAAAAGGTCGCCCGTACTCTCAGGCTGAAAGAGCGAGCGCGGCTGCTTTTGCGGTTCTCCGGTTTCTTTGCTGCTCATACGCCTGTGCTGCAGAAGCAAAGTCGGTTTGGTATCGCATTCGATGCCAGGCGAGAAGCTCTGGAGTTCGTGGCGAAGAGCAAGTATCTGACGCTGCTTGGCTATTCTTTCCACCTCGACACCGTCACTGTTGATGAACGCGTCGTGGCGGTGGAGAACTGCCTCTCTGCCTTTGAGGAAGCGCTGACGATGGGGCTTGAGCCGCGTGTACTCGACATCGGCGGCGGTTTCAAAATTAGCTATCTCGAGAACGAGGAAGAGTGGCTGGCCTATGTTTCTGCGCTGAAGCAAGCTGCTCTGGGTGCCGGTCAGCAACTCACCTGGCAGAATAACTTCTTCGGACTGGCCGCTGATCAGGGTGTTTTGCGCGGCAAGCTCAACACATACTCGTACTTCGAGTCTCGTCCCGGTGCGCTTTTCCTGGATGACATCCTCAATGCGCAGTTGCCTTCATTGGGCGGACGCCCTGTTGGTGAGGTCCTGCGCGACAACATGATCGAGTTGTGGATCGAACCGGGCCGCGCTCTGCTCGATCAGTGCGGTGTCACCGTTGCTCGGGTCAACAGTGTGAAAGTCTCAGCCAGCGGCGATACTCTGGTCGGCTTGAACATGAAGCGCCAGGACCTGAGCTTCCTTGACCAGGAGGTGTTCGTAGACCCGGTGGTGATTAGCCGCAAATCGGCCGCTGGGAAGAATGTCGATGCCGGCACTGTCCATGGTGCGGACACAGCTGCTTCTGGTGCGGACACAGTTGCTGCCTCTGGTGCATCTGTTTTCTTTACAGGCAATCTCTGCCTGGAGGGCGACTTGATCTTCCGGCACAGGGTCTCTCTGCCCTTCCTGCCTGAGCCAGGCGACCTCGTCGCTTTCATCAACACTGCTGCTTACATGATGGACTTCAGTGCCACCAATTCCATCATGCAGCCGCCAGCGCGACGCGTTGCGGTTGTGCGTGAGCGCAGGCGCTTTCACTGGATGCTGGATGAGCAGTACACGCCCATCTGGCGTCTGACTCGCTAA
- a CDS encoding DUF1254 domain-containing protein, giving the protein MVTAAETKPVTQAEVHDIALQGYCYLYPLVLMDVTRRQMTSIPAGKVPGFGPTNSFQHIRAYPPAEMRTVVRPNFDTLYSIAWVDVTKEPVIVSVPDTGGRYYLLPMLDMWSDVFAVPGWRTSGTGAKKFAVVSAGWSGNLPADAEKIESPTPHFWIIGRTQTNGPADYEAVHKVQDGFTVTPLSQVGKTAQPLEAKADPEIDPKTEPLRYVAQMPPEKFFAYGAELMKLNPPHSTDWSMLTRLKRIGFAPGKPFDLKQFDAATAAEFKRGTEEALKQMQAKTASIGQVKGCWSIGVDTMGVYGDSYFKRAIVALAGLGANQPEDAIYPISVLDSKGQVITGDKKYTLHFDKEHVPPVDAFWSVTMYDKEGFQVANVLNRFAVSSWMPLKKNADGSIDLYVQHESPGPDKESNWLPSPASGEISLTMRLYAPKTAVLNGDWLPPPIVRVD; this is encoded by the coding sequence ATGGTTACAGCTGCAGAAACGAAGCCTGTTACGCAGGCGGAAGTACATGACATCGCATTGCAAGGCTATTGTTATCTGTATCCACTCGTGTTGATGGACGTTACTCGTCGCCAGATGACCAGCATTCCAGCCGGAAAAGTGCCTGGTTTCGGACCAACCAACTCATTTCAACACATTCGTGCATATCCGCCTGCCGAGATGAGGACAGTCGTCAGACCCAACTTCGATACGCTGTACAGTATCGCCTGGGTAGATGTAACCAAAGAACCAGTGATTGTAAGCGTTCCCGACACTGGTGGTCGCTATTATCTGTTGCCTATGCTTGATATGTGGTCAGATGTTTTTGCTGTTCCAGGCTGGAGAACCAGCGGCACTGGTGCGAAAAAATTCGCTGTGGTGAGCGCCGGCTGGTCAGGAAATCTTCCTGCCGATGCCGAGAAAATTGAGAGTCCAACTCCGCACTTCTGGATCATCGGCCGTACGCAAACCAACGGACCGGCTGATTACGAGGCAGTGCACAAGGTGCAAGACGGTTTCACAGTCACACCGCTTTCGCAGGTCGGTAAAACTGCCCAGCCGCTAGAGGCTAAAGCCGATCCGGAGATCGACCCTAAGACCGAGCCGCTTCGTTATGTTGCGCAAATGCCGCCTGAAAAGTTTTTTGCATATGGTGCCGAATTGATGAAACTGAATCCGCCGCACAGCACTGACTGGTCCATGCTGACCAGACTGAAACGGATCGGCTTTGCACCTGGTAAGCCATTTGATCTGAAACAGTTCGATGCTGCTACTGCGGCTGAATTCAAACGTGGAACTGAAGAGGCTCTTAAACAGATGCAGGCAAAAACTGCATCCATAGGTCAGGTTAAGGGCTGCTGGTCAATCGGTGTAGACACGATGGGTGTCTACGGTGATTCCTACTTCAAGCGCGCTATCGTAGCCTTAGCTGGATTGGGTGCGAATCAGCCGGAAGACGCTATCTATCCGATTAGCGTGCTCGACAGCAAAGGCCAGGTAATCACCGGTGACAAGAAATACACCTTGCACTTTGATAAAGAGCATGTGCCACCAGTGGATGCATTCTGGTCGGTGACAATGTACGACAAAGAAGGTTTCCAGGTCGCAAACGTACTGAATCGATTTGCGGTAAGTTCCTGGATGCCTCTTAAGAAAAACGCTGACGGCTCGATTGATTTGTATGTTCAACACGAATCGCCCGGTCCGGATAAAGAATCAAACTGGCTACCATCACCTGCATCTGGTGAGATCAGTTTGACCATGCGCTTGTATGCACCGAAAACTGCTGTTCTCAACGGTGATTGGTTGCCACCGCCTATAGTTCGCGTGGATTAA